A window from Pseudomonadota bacterium encodes these proteins:
- a CDS encoding type II secretion system protein GspG produces MSSSLESLRMLGRDWRPWRWGSIALGTLVLLWAISCFVSSSGSHSDSASTKAISDVRALASAVNLFVLDHERLPTELEELVYPPPGTVSLYVAALPADQWGRPYHYATRQPAHVQEVLPFYVWSNGADGLVGGTGFNCDTGNWSREDRCYGSPSGAWCGVR; encoded by the coding sequence ATGTCATCCTCCTTGGAGTCACTGCGAATGCTGGGTAGAGACTGGCGCCCCTGGCGATGGGGGAGTATCGCGCTTGGGACCCTGGTGTTGCTGTGGGCCATCAGCTGCTTCGTCAGCAGCAGCGGGTCTCATTCGGACTCGGCCTCAACGAAAGCGATCTCCGACGTGCGAGCTCTCGCGTCGGCCGTGAACTTGTTCGTCCTTGACCACGAACGACTCCCGACAGAGCTCGAGGAGCTGGTGTATCCGCCTCCTGGCACGGTAAGCCTCTACGTTGCAGCGCTGCCCGCAGACCAATGGGGAAGGCCCTATCACTACGCGACGCGCCAGCCCGCTCATGTGCAGGAAGTTCTGCCGTTCTACGTGTGGAGCAATGGGGCCGACGGCCTCGTTGGCGGCACAGGATTTAACTGCGATACGGGGAACTGGAGTCGCGAGGATCGCTGTTACGGGTCGCCATCCGGGGCTTGGTGCGGCGTCAGGTAG
- a CDS encoding LysR family transcriptional regulator, with product MSKAFDRLTLLSTFVRIAEAGSISEAARGLGLSQPAASRQLAELESRLRKQLITRTTHSLTLTEAGAALLVDARAMLGGWEALEERHHHDDGILRGSIHVVAPVAFGQTALARLAAAFLLENPALDVRWELDDRPIRFAEVGCDCWIKIGAVPDDTLIVRELGSVERLLVTAPTLRTGKGPLRTPKAAESLPLVALAPFESGRIPLRHERGTRTTIFPRPRLTTNNIVALKEAVLAGVGMAILPRWFVHDDLASGQLLDLLPRWRAPRLPINVAYPSSRYRPKRLVVFLDFLHRHIRSIGGVEASTLRAID from the coding sequence ATGAGCAAAGCCTTCGATCGACTCACCTTACTCAGCACCTTCGTGCGGATCGCCGAAGCCGGTAGCATAAGCGAAGCCGCACGTGGCTTGGGCCTGTCTCAGCCCGCAGCCAGCAGGCAGCTCGCGGAGCTCGAGTCGCGCCTGCGCAAGCAGCTGATCACCCGCACTACACACTCGCTTACCCTGACCGAGGCGGGCGCGGCTCTGCTGGTCGACGCTCGCGCTATGCTGGGAGGCTGGGAAGCCCTGGAAGAGCGTCATCACCACGACGATGGCATCCTGCGAGGGTCCATCCATGTGGTGGCACCTGTCGCCTTCGGCCAAACGGCACTGGCCCGACTGGCCGCTGCGTTTCTCCTGGAGAACCCAGCACTAGACGTCCGATGGGAGCTGGACGACCGCCCCATTCGCTTCGCCGAAGTGGGTTGCGACTGCTGGATCAAGATCGGCGCCGTACCCGATGACACGCTCATCGTTCGGGAACTTGGGTCCGTTGAGCGATTGCTGGTGACAGCACCGACCCTGCGCACCGGTAAGGGTCCCTTGCGCACGCCCAAAGCCGCCGAGAGCCTCCCACTGGTGGCGTTGGCACCGTTCGAAAGCGGGAGGATTCCCTTGCGCCACGAACGGGGAACGCGAACGACCATCTTCCCCCGACCCAGGCTCACGACTAACAATATCGTTGCCTTGAAGGAGGCTGTCCTCGCGGGGGTTGGGATGGCCATCCTGCCCCGTTGGTTCGTGCACGATGACCTCGCGTCCGGTCAACTCCTCGACCTGCTCCCCAGGTGGCGAGCCCCCCGCCTCCCGATCAACGTGGCCTACCCGTCCTCTCGCTACCGACCCAAACGGTTGGTGGTGTTTCTAGATTTTCTTCATCGACACATAAGATCGATCGGCGGTGTGGAAGCAAGCACGCTACGCGCCATCGACTAG
- a CDS encoding MbcA/ParS/Xre antitoxin family protein: protein MTTPLTPVIEAPAPRPLAELDPTEIRRVAIRACLGIASRWELTRDQSLVLLGGPSERTFYRWRDGKVSGVPTDTVERISVLMGVYKATHILFPVAERADGYVKRPNAAFGGMSALDVMLQGRVDDLYQVHRHLDAWRG from the coding sequence ATGACAACACCGTTAACCCCTGTTATCGAAGCCCCCGCGCCGCGGCCACTGGCCGAGCTCGATCCCACGGAGATTCGGCGTGTGGCAATAAGGGCCTGTCTCGGTATTGCTAGCCGTTGGGAACTGACACGAGACCAGTCTCTGGTGTTGCTTGGAGGCCCTAGTGAGCGGACGTTCTACCGGTGGCGAGACGGCAAGGTTTCTGGCGTTCCTACCGATACGGTTGAGCGGATTAGTGTCCTGATGGGCGTGTACAAGGCGACTCACATTCTGTTTCCCGTGGCGGAGCGCGCCGACGGGTACGTTAAGCGGCCAAATGCTGCCTTCGGCGGGATGTCGGCGCTTGATGTGATGTTGCAAGGGCGAGTGGACGATCTCTACCAAGTGCATCGGCATCTGGATGCCTGGCGTGGGTAA
- a CDS encoding serine hydrolase, with product MNLKPLTSLRPQCPLFVAAALGVASLAAHAITPSAARQAIEGTQSGEHAEGLGAFSVDDLLQELGVPGASVAVIWNAQVHWAKGYGVADVVTGRRVDTHTLFQAASISKPVAAMASLEAVQDGKFGLHQGVNEILTSWKLDGEGMTSQRAVTPAALMSHTSGLGDAFGFPGYPPGEDLPTTIEILEGKAPSNVPRIFMEREPGVAYEYSGGGVMLQQLVLSDAREMPFAQLMRERVLEPLGMAESTYEQPLPASWAEKAARAHSAKGESRAAPWHVYPELAAAGLWTTPTDLATFAIEVQKSVAGESNRVLDTDHARRMITPVGVGRFAVGFSIEQDGQGWYFSHGGSNWGFRARIVAHVSKGYGLAVMTNSDSGGALIEEISKRVQRAYAWDVLAEPVPRGYRLVERDEIDVPRQMLARYVGVYAGEAPITVTLGEMGLLARVEGGDGDAPLFASSPTEFFLKVAPITMEFLSEGDDVVGMVLVVPSGESYTLAREPSEGTADAEP from the coding sequence ATGAACCTCAAACCCCTAACGTCCCTGCGCCCGCAATGCCCACTGTTTGTGGCAGCCGCCTTGGGTGTAGCGTCGCTAGCCGCACACGCAATCACTCCCTCAGCCGCACGCCAGGCGATCGAGGGGACGCAGTCAGGCGAACACGCCGAGGGTCTCGGCGCATTTTCCGTCGACGATCTGCTCCAAGAGCTCGGCGTGCCCGGTGCGAGCGTGGCGGTAATTTGGAACGCCCAAGTGCATTGGGCCAAAGGCTACGGGGTAGCAGACGTGGTCACGGGTCGCCGAGTCGACACGCACACCCTCTTCCAGGCGGCCTCCATCTCGAAACCCGTTGCTGCCATGGCGAGCCTCGAGGCTGTGCAGGACGGCAAGTTCGGACTGCATCAGGGCGTGAATGAGATCCTCACATCATGGAAGCTCGATGGTGAAGGCATGACCTCGCAGCGTGCCGTCACTCCGGCGGCGCTCATGAGTCACACCTCGGGCCTAGGTGATGCCTTCGGTTTCCCCGGCTACCCACCAGGTGAAGACCTCCCAACGACGATCGAGATCCTCGAGGGCAAGGCCCCGTCGAACGTACCTCGCATCTTCATGGAGCGTGAACCGGGCGTGGCATACGAGTACTCCGGTGGCGGCGTCATGCTGCAACAGCTCGTGTTGAGCGACGCAAGAGAGATGCCGTTTGCTCAGCTCATGCGCGAGCGCGTGCTCGAGCCACTGGGCATGGCCGAGAGCACTTACGAACAGCCGTTGCCCGCGTCGTGGGCCGAGAAGGCGGCGCGAGCGCACTCGGCGAAAGGCGAGTCCCGGGCCGCGCCGTGGCATGTCTACCCCGAACTCGCCGCCGCCGGCCTGTGGACCACGCCGACGGATCTGGCCACCTTCGCCATCGAGGTGCAGAAGTCCGTCGCAGGCGAATCGAATCGGGTGCTCGATACCGATCACGCGCGCCGCATGATCACGCCCGTGGGCGTCGGTCGCTTCGCCGTCGGCTTTTCCATCGAGCAGGACGGCCAGGGCTGGTACTTCTCCCACGGCGGCTCCAACTGGGGATTTCGCGCCCGCATCGTTGCGCACGTCTCAAAGGGCTACGGCCTGGCCGTGATGACCAACTCCGATAGCGGCGGCGCGCTCATCGAGGAAATCAGCAAGCGGGTCCAGCGCGCCTACGCGTGGGATGTCCTGGCGGAACCCGTGCCTCGCGGCTATCGGCTTGTCGAGCGCGACGAGATCGACGTCCCCCGTCAGATGCTTGCGCGCTACGTGGGCGTGTACGCGGGAGAGGCGCCGATCACCGTGACCCTGGGTGAGATGGGTCTGTTAGCGCGGGTCGAGGGTGGCGATGGCGACGCGCCGCTCTTCGCCTCCTCGCCTACCGAGTTTTTCCTGAAGGTGGCGCCGATCACCATGGAGTTCTTGAGTGAGGGAGATGACGTGGTCGGGATGGTGCTGGTGGTGCCGTCCGGGGAGTCGTACACGCTCGCGCGGGAGCCGAGCGAGGGAACAGCCGACGCCGAACCCTAA
- a CDS encoding cobaltochelatase subunit CobN, translating to MEGLRPLDPLGHQALDSQGGFKMAVTVDYLFDCDATARLVRDDQYAAVTDEYVGDDDTLPFPQRHNPDALYDRCEQLMEAIQQGLWQAPGD from the coding sequence ATCGAGGGGCTTCGGCCCCTCGATCCACTAGGGCACCAGGCCCTTGATTCCCAGGGTGGCTTCAAGATGGCGGTGACGGTGGATTACCTGTTCGACTGCGACGCCACGGCGAGGTTGGTGCGGGACGATCAGTACGCCGCTGTGACCGATGAATACGTAGGCGACGACGACACCCTCCCGTTCCCACAACGGCACAATCCGGACGCGCTGTACGACCGCTGCGAGCAGCTGATGGAGGCGATCCAGCAGGGGTTGTGGCAGGCCCCGGGGGATTGA
- a CDS encoding RES family NAD+ phosphorylase encodes MGKIRRKDLKNTPQFRIIPSRFPPIPMFEALVDPEELEIAFALESATNDRVRAEAGNLFLVDKSQWVTGPGASIVMAAFTHFGRESRFSRGDYGVYYASLDEETAIAETVFHQERRLKETQEDAIELEMRCYSGTALLPMHDIRGSAHQALSNPDIATWPACQRLGAELRDSGSNGLLYRSARRTPGKCIAAFEPTAVSLPIQSQHLKYCWNGDRIDRVFSVSDIRVL; translated from the coding sequence GTGGGTAAGATCCGGCGTAAGGACCTCAAAAACACGCCCCAGTTTCGGATCATTCCCTCACGCTTTCCTCCCATCCCAATGTTCGAGGCTCTGGTCGACCCGGAAGAGTTAGAGATCGCTTTCGCCTTGGAGTCGGCAACCAACGATCGCGTCAGGGCTGAGGCCGGAAACCTATTCCTCGTCGACAAGTCGCAGTGGGTGACTGGCCCAGGGGCGAGTATCGTGATGGCCGCGTTCACGCACTTCGGCAGGGAAAGTCGGTTCAGTCGCGGTGACTATGGCGTCTACTACGCCTCGCTCGATGAAGAAACGGCGATCGCGGAGACCGTGTTTCATCAGGAAAGACGATTAAAAGAGACGCAGGAGGACGCCATCGAGCTTGAGATGCGATGCTATTCAGGGACCGCGCTGCTTCCCATGCATGACATTCGCGGGAGCGCACATCAGGCGTTGAGCAACCCGGATATAGCTACGTGGCCAGCGTGCCAGCGTCTGGGAGCTGAACTGCGTGACAGCGGATCGAACGGGCTGCTGTACAGGAGTGCTCGCCGAACGCCCGGGAAGTGCATTGCGGCCTTTGAGCCGACGGCTGTCTCCTTGCCAATACAGAGTCAGCATTTGAAGTACTGCTGGAACGGCGATCGCATCGATCGAGTTTTCTCTGTCTCCGACATACGCGTCTTGTAG
- a CDS encoding protein kinase: MDGDLLLADGRFEYVYGDNQIVLNTARRQLLIDGSPVQLEPKPLASLVQLMHSPRALQPFQYGLTPDEARKVGQWIHKVRKALGQRYKALIQNKRGEGYVFDGEIQRRVLDQVLPSTRLSCGDRVGDCLLEMALAARDGVEVWRARLDEAVVVAKVATDGQGARRLVREYSFWQLIATQVPDHAALSPPLHAQFDDPYQHLLFSDQGQDLLTWQLCASEPWTMQGKLDLATQLLEAVVALHGTGVIHGDLKPANILIARDHGCTWRLRLTDLGCARKRYEEVFAENNLRPIGLTMSEQDLTADGGTPLYVAPECLRSGPSAVGDVFALGVVLYQLFAGDFRRPFATGWQREVDDLALRELIARATEGDPARRYGSVQEMLNALCQLGERTREIRALARYERLRQRRPWIVALLVALALGTVFSAAFAWHAQRMQRAADTERAINSQATDFLVEFLRAAGDPRTETGAAYEALAKALDRVSASLDREEPEDLRIRVAINAALVEIYDGHKRLEELFRERRRTVSLMRALHGPASEQALGSAYRLAERLASNQHADEAIEVMANTEHTQIVDPSAAARLDRLAAFAHARIHAAHLKFRDVVSTLEGAVQSYRLRGDVDADYHGIMSAYAESLSRTGALELALEALRELDRVRARNGLDVPLWQRLASDGQKGQILGMLGRQDEAIAQLQPVLSDTTKMYGLHSARTAWVHATLAQQFNAIGQREAALTHYLAAREGFCTGEMTPYCAYVGGNLGNLLYLMGRAEEALAHLDVTQAYFDSVTPAPMPAIALFSYYYANALLELRRPAQARSYLDILRVEWLEAAAPGALWALRLRLLVARLALYEGGGDLAQFELAANELAQEVEPSEIERLAMVPAELLP, encoded by the coding sequence ATGGACGGTGACTTGCTTCTCGCCGATGGACGCTTCGAGTACGTCTACGGCGACAACCAGATCGTGTTGAACACAGCTCGCCGCCAGCTGCTCATCGACGGCTCACCGGTGCAGCTCGAGCCAAAACCCCTGGCAAGTTTGGTGCAGCTCATGCACTCGCCGCGGGCTCTGCAGCCGTTTCAGTACGGTCTGACGCCGGACGAGGCACGCAAGGTAGGTCAGTGGATCCATAAGGTGCGCAAGGCCCTAGGCCAGCGCTACAAGGCGCTGATTCAGAACAAGCGCGGTGAGGGCTACGTCTTCGATGGCGAGATTCAGCGCCGCGTGCTCGATCAAGTACTGCCAAGCACCCGTTTAAGCTGCGGCGATCGGGTAGGCGACTGCCTGCTGGAGATGGCCCTAGCGGCGCGTGATGGCGTAGAGGTGTGGCGAGCTCGCCTCGACGAGGCGGTGGTCGTGGCCAAGGTGGCAACCGACGGGCAGGGCGCCCGACGCTTGGTGCGCGAGTATTCCTTTTGGCAGCTGATCGCCACTCAGGTGCCCGATCACGCGGCCTTGTCCCCGCCCCTGCACGCGCAATTCGATGACCCCTACCAGCACCTGCTCTTCAGCGACCAAGGGCAGGATCTTCTCACCTGGCAGCTCTGTGCCAGCGAACCCTGGACGATGCAGGGCAAACTGGACCTGGCAACACAGCTCCTGGAGGCGGTCGTTGCGCTCCATGGAACCGGCGTGATCCACGGCGATCTAAAGCCAGCGAACATCCTCATTGCGCGGGACCATGGGTGCACCTGGCGCCTGCGACTCACGGATCTGGGCTGTGCCCGCAAGCGCTACGAGGAGGTGTTCGCCGAGAACAACCTGCGCCCGATCGGCTTGACCATGAGCGAGCAAGACCTAACGGCGGATGGCGGAACTCCCCTGTACGTCGCCCCCGAGTGTTTGCGATCGGGGCCCTCTGCCGTTGGCGATGTCTTTGCCCTTGGGGTGGTTCTATACCAGCTGTTCGCGGGCGACTTTCGCCGTCCCTTCGCCACGGGCTGGCAACGCGAGGTAGATGACCTGGCGCTGCGTGAGCTCATCGCGCGGGCCACGGAGGGGGATCCGGCTCGCCGCTATGGCTCTGTGCAGGAGATGCTTAACGCCCTGTGTCAGCTGGGGGAGCGTACACGAGAGATTAGGGCCCTGGCGCGATACGAGCGCCTGCGTCAGCGCCGCCCCTGGATCGTTGCGCTGCTGGTGGCTCTCGCCCTAGGTACCGTATTTTCGGCAGCCTTCGCCTGGCATGCGCAACGCATGCAGCGCGCTGCCGATACGGAGCGTGCGATCAACAGCCAAGCCACAGACTTCCTGGTCGAGTTTCTACGCGCCGCCGGTGACCCGCGTACGGAGACGGGGGCTGCCTACGAAGCCCTGGCGAAGGCGCTCGATCGGGTGTCCGCAAGCCTGGATCGGGAGGAGCCGGAGGATCTGCGTATTCGCGTGGCGATCAACGCTGCCTTGGTGGAGATATACGATGGTCACAAGCGCCTAGAGGAGCTGTTTCGCGAACGCCGGCGTACCGTATCGCTCATGCGAGCGCTGCACGGCCCCGCCAGTGAGCAGGCGCTCGGGAGTGCCTATCGTCTAGCCGAACGCTTGGCTAGTAACCAGCACGCGGACGAGGCTATCGAGGTGATGGCCAACACGGAACACACACAGATCGTCGACCCGTCGGCCGCGGCCCGTCTAGATCGCCTCGCTGCCTTTGCGCACGCCCGAATCCATGCCGCACACCTGAAGTTTCGGGACGTGGTATCCACCCTGGAGGGGGCCGTGCAGAGCTACCGATTACGGGGTGATGTGGACGCTGACTACCACGGCATCATGTCGGCCTACGCTGAGTCCTTATCCCGCACCGGTGCCCTGGAACTGGCGCTCGAGGCGCTGCGCGAGCTGGACCGCGTGCGTGCGAGAAATGGCCTCGACGTCCCCCTGTGGCAGCGCCTAGCCAGCGACGGACAGAAGGGCCAGATTCTGGGCATGCTCGGCCGCCAAGACGAGGCGATTGCGCAGCTCCAGCCCGTGCTAAGCGACACCACCAAGATGTATGGGCTGCACAGCGCTCGAACGGCCTGGGTCCATGCCACCTTGGCCCAGCAGTTCAACGCCATCGGCCAACGGGAAGCGGCCTTGACCCACTACCTGGCTGCACGCGAGGGCTTTTGTACGGGCGAGATGACGCCCTATTGCGCCTACGTCGGCGGCAACCTCGGCAACCTCCTCTATCTGATGGGGCGCGCGGAAGAGGCACTGGCCCATCTAGATGTCACCCAGGCATACTTCGATAGTGTTACGCCAGCTCCGATGCCGGCGATCGCCCTGTTCAGCTACTACTACGCCAACGCCCTGCTGGAGCTGCGACGTCCGGCGCAGGCGCGTTCCTATCTCGACATCCTGCGCGTGGAGTGGCTCGAAGCTGCCGCGCCTGGCGCCCTGTGGGCCTTGCGACTGCGCCTGCTGGTGGCGCGACTCGCGCTGTACGAGGGAGGCGGCGATCTTGCCCAGTTCGAACTGGCGGCCAACGAGTTGGCGCAAGAGGTAGAGCCTAGTGAAATCGAGAGGCTGGCAATGGTGCCAGCTGAGCTCCTCCCTTGA
- the cobD gene encoding threonine-phosphate decarboxylase CobD — MHGGALDILQASFPEAPTPWVDLSTGINPWPWPIPTIPEGSLHHLPTRAASDACREAMASAFGAPVDSVLPVPGTELIIRLLPTVLGASTRRICLGRTTYADHANAWRAAGAAIREVDDPLAASSDEDVVVCNPNNPTGQGCDRAELEAARAAREDTGHWLIIDEAYADLTPARSLAQWGGRDGLVILRSFGKFFGLAGVRLGALIAPHRVIKAVEKLLGQWAVAGPALWLGTLAYADKGWHEQTRQRLQQAQANLDHTLCQVAAAHQLSIEGGTSLFRYVRVRDAHALWFHLARSGVYVRRFHWSRYHLRIGLPADEQGLARLREAATPSA, encoded by the coding sequence ATGCACGGCGGTGCGCTGGATATCCTCCAGGCATCATTCCCCGAAGCACCTACTCCCTGGGTTGATCTTTCCACGGGCATCAATCCTTGGCCGTGGCCGATCCCCACGATTCCCGAGGGGTCGCTCCATCACCTACCCACCCGCGCGGCCTCCGATGCTTGCCGGGAAGCAATGGCCAGCGCGTTCGGTGCCCCGGTGGACAGTGTGCTGCCCGTGCCCGGCACCGAGCTGATCATCCGCTTGCTCCCCACCGTGCTCGGCGCATCAACCCGCCGAATCTGTCTGGGCCGCACGACGTACGCCGATCATGCGAACGCGTGGCGCGCTGCCGGTGCCGCCATCCGCGAGGTCGACGACCCGCTGGCAGCGAGCTCAGACGAGGACGTCGTCGTGTGCAACCCCAATAACCCAACCGGGCAGGGGTGCGACCGGGCCGAACTGGAAGCGGCACGCGCGGCGCGTGAGGACACGGGCCATTGGCTGATCATCGATGAGGCGTATGCGGATCTCACCCCGGCCCGATCGCTCGCCCAATGGGGCGGACGTGACGGACTGGTGATCCTGCGATCGTTCGGCAAGTTCTTTGGCCTGGCCGGCGTCAGGCTCGGCGCGCTCATCGCGCCGCATCGGGTAATCAAGGCGGTAGAGAAACTGCTCGGGCAGTGGGCGGTGGCCGGCCCGGCCCTGTGGCTGGGAACGCTCGCCTACGCGGACAAGGGCTGGCACGAACAAACGCGTCAACGACTGCAGCAGGCGCAGGCAAACCTTGATCACACGTTGTGCCAGGTCGCCGCGGCTCATCAACTGTCGATTGAAGGGGGTACTTCGTTGTTTCGCTACGTGCGGGTGCGCGACGCCCATGCTCTGTGGTTCCACCTCGCCCGATCGGGCGTGTATGTGCGCCGATTTCACTGGTCGCGATATCACTTGCGCATCGGACTGCCCGCCGACGAGCAGGGCCTGGCACGCCTGCGCGAGGCGGCTACCCCTTCAGCTTGA
- the cbiB gene encoding adenosylcobinamide-phosphate synthase CbiB, with the protein MSATGAATVLVALLVEWRFGWPDWLYRAIRHPVVWIGSLAAWCERRFNVAHHPHALRYIAGLMTSVVILTVTVAVAWSVQQGTWGVFTIYLPDLLGYPPNVPTLIGATAQATSAVVVTGVVASSLIAARSLREHVTDVHAPLSRGELHAARAAVARVVGRDIDSLDAPAVARASIETLAESTCDGVVAPLFWGVLLGLPGMAAYKAINTLDSMIGHRSDRFHAFGGFAARLDDLANWIPARVTALLIVTVAHKRHQVAWRTARREAANHRSPNAGWPEAATAGMLDVRLSGPRQYEGQTVNEPWIRPQAPDPDANTLATALERYRTSIELVLVPVLAGITALGLILGAAW; encoded by the coding sequence GTGAGTGCCACCGGCGCCGCCACCGTGCTCGTGGCGCTGCTGGTGGAGTGGCGCTTCGGGTGGCCCGACTGGCTCTATCGAGCGATACGCCACCCTGTCGTCTGGATCGGATCTCTGGCCGCCTGGTGCGAACGGCGGTTCAACGTGGCGCACCACCCGCACGCCCTACGCTACATCGCTGGCTTGATGACCTCGGTTGTGATCCTCACGGTCACGGTGGCGGTAGCCTGGAGCGTACAACAGGGCACATGGGGCGTATTCACCATTTACCTTCCAGATCTACTAGGTTATCCACCGAACGTACCCACGCTCATTGGCGCGACCGCGCAAGCGACCTCCGCCGTCGTCGTCACGGGCGTTGTCGCCTCCAGCCTGATCGCCGCCAGATCGCTGCGTGAGCACGTAACAGATGTGCACGCACCCCTTAGCCGCGGCGAGCTGCACGCCGCCCGTGCCGCCGTCGCCCGGGTAGTCGGCCGGGACATCGATTCCTTGGATGCGCCCGCAGTGGCGCGCGCGTCAATCGAAACACTGGCCGAGAGCACCTGCGATGGGGTGGTCGCGCCACTGTTCTGGGGCGTGTTGCTCGGCCTGCCCGGCATGGCCGCTTACAAGGCCATCAACACCCTGGATTCGATGATCGGACACCGCAGCGATCGCTTCCACGCGTTTGGCGGATTCGCCGCCCGCCTCGACGACCTCGCTAACTGGATCCCCGCACGCGTTACCGCGCTCTTGATCGTGACGGTGGCTCACAAGCGGCATCAGGTCGCCTGGAGAACGGCACGACGGGAAGCAGCCAACCACCGCTCGCCGAACGCCGGCTGGCCCGAGGCGGCAACGGCGGGCATGCTGGATGTGCGGCTATCGGGGCCGCGCCAGTACGAGGGGCAGACAGTGAACGAACCTTGGATCAGGCCGCAGGCGCCCGATCCCGATGCCAACACCCTGGCGACGGCGCTTGAGCGCTATCGCACCTCGATCGAACTCGTGCTGGTGCCGGTGCTCGCGGGCATCACAGCGTTGGGCCTGATCCTGGGGGCCGCCTGGTGA
- the cobU gene encoding bifunctional adenosylcobinamide kinase/adenosylcobinamide-phosphate guanylyltransferase codes for MTERLHTLVLGGARSGKSARALALMENMRRPAMIATAEPRDGEMAARIQRHRQERGAHWETVESPLGLAQAIGQLQDRSDGIAVDCLTLWLANLMEAVQPGVDEATDQLLAALRDSGVPVVLVSNEVGLGLVPETSLGRAFRDAQGRLNQRVAQTVATVEFIAAGIPLKLKG; via the coding sequence GTGACTGAACGACTGCACACACTGGTTCTTGGCGGCGCTAGATCAGGTAAGAGCGCTCGCGCGCTTGCGCTCATGGAGAACATGCGCCGGCCCGCGATGATCGCCACCGCCGAGCCGCGCGATGGCGAAATGGCGGCGCGAATCCAGCGTCATCGGCAGGAGCGCGGCGCGCACTGGGAGACGGTGGAATCGCCGCTCGGCCTGGCGCAGGCGATAGGGCAATTGCAGGACCGGTCGGACGGCATCGCCGTCGACTGCCTCACGCTGTGGCTGGCCAACCTGATGGAGGCGGTGCAACCTGGTGTTGACGAGGCGACCGATCAGCTCTTGGCCGCACTTCGTGATAGCGGTGTGCCGGTGGTGCTCGTGTCCAACGAAGTGGGCCTGGGCTTGGTGCCGGAGACCTCCCTGGGGCGGGCATTTCGAGACGCTCAGGGGCGCCTCAACCAACGCGTTGCGCAAACCGTCGCTACGGTCGAGTTCATTGCCGCCGGCATTCCCCTCAAGCTGAAGGGGTAG
- a CDS encoding aldo/keto reductase: MNDNNRTAGINRTFRLGRDLEINRLGYGAMRLTGQPGNYGAFEDREHGLALLRRAAALGVNFFDSAWAYGPEVADQIVGEALGDASVVIATKGGVDKPAAGKITVDGSRDALHRQIDGALGNIRRDRIDLFQLHRVDPETPIEVSVAALAEAQADGRVGHIGLSNVTRGELDRALSVAPIASVQNRFNMAERETQDDLVDYTAERHVAFIPYGPLGAHPMKRGATLEPVKALAWLLARSPNVIVIPGTTSIAHLEQNVSAWDRV; this comes from the coding sequence ATGAACGACAACAATCGCACCGCGGGCATCAACCGGACTTTCCGCCTCGGCAGGGACCTGGAGATCAATCGGCTTGGATACGGCGCCATGCGCCTTACCGGCCAGCCGGGCAACTACGGAGCCTTCGAAGACCGGGAGCATGGCCTCGCCCTATTGCGTCGAGCCGCCGCCCTCGGCGTGAACTTTTTCGATAGTGCTTGGGCCTACGGCCCGGAGGTTGCGGATCAAATCGTGGGCGAGGCGCTCGGCGACGCGAGCGTTGTCATTGCCACGAAGGGCGGTGTCGACAAGCCAGCGGCTGGGAAGATCACGGTCGATGGATCCCGCGACGCGCTCCACCGCCAGATCGATGGCGCGCTCGGAAACATTCGCCGGGATCGGATCGATCTCTTCCAGCTGCATCGCGTGGATCCGGAAACGCCCATCGAGGTGTCCGTGGCGGCGCTCGCCGAGGCGCAGGCCGACGGGCGAGTAGGGCACATCGGTCTGTCCAACGTCACGCGCGGCGAGCTTGATCGTGCCCTGTCGGTGGCGCCCATCGCCAGCGTGCAGAACCGCTTCAACATGGCCGAGCGGGAGACTCAGGACGACCTCGTCGACTACACCGCTGAGCGGCACGTTGCCTTCATACCTTACGGTCCCCTGGGGGCCCATCCGATGAAGCGCGGCGCGACTCTCGAGCCCGTGAAGGCGCTCGCGTGGTTGTTGGCTCGATCGCCCAATGTGATCGTTATCCCCGGCACCACATCAATCGCACATCTCGAACAGAACGTCTCGGCTTGGGATCGGGTGTAA